From a region of the Paenibacillus lutimineralis genome:
- a CDS encoding Cthe_2314 family HEPN domain-containing protein yields MLRSLLGEPPRQPEERLDKAHKAMKETIRILRHEIELKHDPTHDYRKLEIWILGLISSLNELEECLFASSLFRKKVTHDSVEDMEPAEREDYARYVFFYKDGFIRVFAVLDKLGTVLNELFDMKMAKIKPHFSFFTVLRQLQLIPKHAELGKDLNIIKNQYREALSELRRRRNTEIHYMNSELRDDLWQRHQALFGKIELENLDLHIRDLEQGYQMVCETLEAVFVYTNQRWKQLAGR; encoded by the coding sequence ATGCTGCGTAGCTTACTTGGGGAGCCACCCAGACAACCGGAGGAGAGACTGGACAAGGCGCATAAGGCGATGAAGGAGACCATTCGTATACTGCGTCATGAAATCGAGCTTAAACATGATCCGACGCATGATTATCGTAAGCTTGAGATTTGGATTCTGGGATTGATCTCATCGCTCAATGAACTGGAGGAGTGCTTGTTCGCCTCAAGTCTGTTCCGTAAGAAGGTTACGCATGATTCGGTAGAAGACATGGAACCTGCTGAGCGAGAGGATTATGCACGATACGTATTTTTCTACAAAGACGGATTTATACGTGTATTTGCAGTTCTAGACAAGTTGGGAACTGTGCTTAACGAGTTGTTCGATATGAAGATGGCTAAGATTAAGCCTCATTTCTCGTTCTTCACGGTGCTGCGTCAGCTTCAGCTCATTCCGAAGCATGCTGAATTGGGTAAAGACCTAAACATCATCAAAAATCAATATCGCGAAGCGCTATCTGAACTTAGACGTCGTCGCAACACGGAGATCCATTACATGAATTCAGAATTGCGTGACGATCTATGGCAACGGCACCAAGCCTTGTTCGGTAAAATCGAGCTGGAGAATTTGGACCTGCATATCCGCGATCTGGAGCAAGGCTATCAAATGGTGTGTGAGACGCTTGAGGCGGTATTTGTCTACACAAATCAAAGATGGAAGCAGCTGGCTGGGAGATAA
- a CDS encoding methionine ABC transporter ATP-binding protein, with protein sequence MIELKQLTKTYGDKKKKTTALSGLNLSVGKGEIFGVIGHSGAGKSTLIRCINLLERPTEGEIWVGGVELTRLNKRDLQEKRRKIGMIFQHFNLLSSATVFDNIAFPLTLIHTPKQEIEKKVSELLELVGLQEHRNKYPSQLSGGQKQRVGIARALASDPDVLLCDEATSALDPQTTDSILKLLLDINKKFGLTIMLITHEMHVIQSICDRVAVIHAGGIVEEGPVAEVFLKPKHPVTKEFIDRDAQGEEGFKLAAASLTSGSKLARITFLGTKTYESIMSQVVRETGVNFAILQGTISTIKDTPYGKLTVSFEGSNDDVNRTIALLRERELDVEVME encoded by the coding sequence ATGATTGAACTCAAGCAGCTAACGAAGACATATGGCGACAAAAAGAAGAAAACAACTGCCTTATCCGGGCTTAATCTATCCGTTGGTAAAGGTGAAATATTTGGTGTGATCGGTCATTCCGGCGCAGGAAAGAGTACGCTAATCCGCTGTATCAATCTGCTGGAGCGTCCGACGGAAGGCGAAATTTGGGTCGGCGGTGTGGAGCTAACAAGGCTTAACAAGCGGGATTTGCAGGAGAAGCGGCGAAAGATTGGCATGATTTTCCAACATTTTAACTTGCTCTCTTCGGCAACGGTATTCGATAATATTGCATTTCCGCTGACACTGATTCATACACCGAAGCAAGAAATTGAGAAGAAGGTCAGTGAGCTGCTTGAGCTGGTCGGTCTTCAGGAACATCGTAATAAGTATCCATCTCAGTTGTCGGGTGGTCAGAAGCAGCGTGTCGGCATTGCCCGGGCGCTAGCCAGTGATCCAGATGTACTGCTCTGCGATGAGGCGACATCCGCACTTGACCCGCAGACAACGGATTCTATTCTCAAGCTGCTACTGGACATTAACAAGAAATTTGGCTTAACGATTATGCTAATTACCCATGAGATGCATGTCATCCAGAGCATCTGCGACCGTGTTGCTGTTATTCATGCGGGCGGCATCGTCGAAGAGGGGCCGGTTGCAGAAGTATTTCTGAAGCCGAAGCATCCTGTGACGAAGGAATTCATTGATCGCGATGCCCAAGGAGAGGAAGGCTTCAAGCTGGCGGCGGCCTCGCTAACAAGCGGATCTAAGCTGGCAAGGATCACTTTCCTCGGTACGAAGACCTATGAGTCGATTATGTCACAAGTGGTGCGCGAGACTGGCGTTAACTTCGCTATCTTGCAGGGCACGATATCGACGATCAAGGATACGCCATACGGGAAACTGACAGTATCCTTCGAAGGCAGCAATGATGATGTTAACCGTACAATAGCACTGTTAAGAGAGCGCGAGCTTGATGTGGAGGTGATGGAGTGA